TTCGGGCCTTGAGGAAGAGATTCTCTCCCCACACTTATTTAATTTTGTCCAAGAGAAAGCTGTTTCTCATGTGATGAGAGTTTCCGCTGGTTTGGATAGTTTGGTTTTAGGTGAAGGACAGATCCTTTCTCAAGTAAAAAAAATGGTCCGTCTTGGCCAAGATCATCAAAGTCTAGGTCCTATCTTGAATAGATTATTAACTCAGGCAGTTAGTACTGGTAAAAGGGTAAGAAGCGAGACAAATCTTGGAACTGGAGCTGTTTCTATAAGCTCTGCGGCTGTAGAGCTGGCTCAATTAAAACTTGGCCAAGCGCATGGTAGAGACCAATTGATGACCTTAGAAACCGAAAAGGTTGCTGTAGTTGGCGCTGGAAGAATGAGCCGTTTATTGTTACAACATCTCCAATCAAAAGGATGTTGTTCACTGACCCTTTTAAATAGAACTAAAAAAAGGGCCGAGGATCTTTCAGCAGCTTTTCCCGATATTCAAATTGATTGTCAATTAATAGATCAGCTTGATAGTTGTCTATCACTCAGTACTCTTGTCTTTACTAGTACAGCTGCTAATGAGCCAATTATTGATGCTGAAAAATTGATAAAAATAGATAGAAAACCTTTGTTAAGGCTTATTGATATTGGAGTTCCGAGAAATATTTCTTCTGATGCAAAATCAGTTTCTGGAATTGAATCTCATGATGTTGATGACCTTCAAGAAGTTGTTTCAAGAAATCAAGAGGCAAGACAAAAGCTCGCCTTAGAAGCAGAAGGATTGATAGAGGAAGAATGTCGTATTTTTCTAGAATGGTGGGATAGTTTAGCGGCTGTTCCAACTATTAATTGCCTTAGATCTGGTTTGGAGGCAATTAGAAAAGAAGAGCTTCAGAAGGCATTAAGCAGAATGGGACCTGATTTCTCTGCTAGAGAACGAAAAGTTGTCGAAGCATTAAGTAAGGGCATCATTAACAAAATACTGCATACTCCAGTGACAAAATTGAGAGCACCTCAATCAAGGAACGATCGTAGAGATTCTCTTGATGTGATTGAAAAACTTTTTAATCTTGATGTTTCTAGTTCTTTAAACAAGCCTAAAAACAATTGATATTGTTATTAACTTTTGAATTTCTTACTACAGATCACTTTTTTCTGGATTAATGAGCACTCTATCCAGTAGGTTTGCTCCGAATAGCCGATTAATAGTGCCTTCATGAAGAGAGTACTTGCCATAATTCTTGGCGGTGGTAAAGGATCACGCCTATATCCATTAACGAAAATGAGGGCCAAGCCCGCTGTTCCATTAGCGGGTAAATATCGACTAATAGATATTCCTATAAGTAATTGCATAAATTCGGACATCAGTAAAATGTATGTTCTAACGCAATTCAATAGCGCTTCTCTTAATAGGCATATTGGGCAAACTTATAATCTCAGCGGACCTTTTGGTCAAGGTTTCGTTGAGGTTTTAGCTGCTCAGCAGACACCTGAAACACCATCTTGGTTTGAGGGAACTGCTGATGCTGTAAGAAAATATCAATGGCTTTTTCAGGAGTGGGATGTTGATGAATATTTGATTCTCTCTGGAGATCAGCTTTATCGAATGGATTACAGCCTATTTGTTGAACAGCATAGAAAAACAGGAGCAGATTTAACAGTTGCCGCCTTGCCAGTTGATTCAGCTCAAGCTGAAGCATTTGGTTTGATGCGAACTGATGAATCTGGGAATATTAAGGAATTTCGTGAAAAACCAACTGGTGATTCTTTGAAAGCAATGGCAGTAGATACTTCAAGGTTTGGATTGGAAGCAAGTGAGGCTAAAGAAAAACCTTATTTGGCTTCAATGGGAATTTATGTTTTTAGTCGTTCCACTCTTTTTGACTTATTAAATAAATTCCCCTCCTATACAGATTTTGGAAAAGAAATTATTCCTGAAGCTTTAGGCAGAGGAGATAAGCTCAAAAGTTATGTGTTTAATGATTATTGGGAGGATATCGGAACTATTGGTGCATTTTTTGAATCAAATTTAGCTTTAACTCAGCAACCGACACCGCCATTTAGCTTTTATGATGAAAAGTTCCCTATTTACACTAGGCCTAGATATCTCCCACCTTCAAAAATTGTAGATACCCAAATAACTGATTCAATAGTTTCCGAGGGATCAATACTTAAATCATGTAGTATTCACCATTGTGTATTGGGCGTAAGGAGTCGAATTGAAAGTGACGTTGTTCTTAATGAAACTCTGGTTATGGGATCTGATTTTTATGAGTCTTATGAAGAGAGAATAGCGCTAAGAAATGGAGGAGGTATTCCCTTAGGTGTAGGACAGGGAACAACGGTTAAAAGAGCGATCCTCGATAAAAATGCTCGAATAGGGGACAATGTGACGATAGTAAACAAAGATAATGTGGAAGAAGCTGATCGAGCAGATCAAGGTTTTTATATTCGTAATGGAATAGTTGTTATCGTCAAAAATGCCACAATTCCAGATGGAACTATTATTTGATTGATTTAATGTTTTAGAAATTTAATAAGCCTAGTTTTTTTAAGATTTTATTATCAAACATTTATTAAAGAATCCTTCATTCCTGACATTAGGCTATTTAATGCAGCGAAATGATTACACAGTCGTCACACTAACTCAAGTATAAACTTATTAACTTAATGACCAAGGCACATTTTGGATTAATCGGTCTTGGAGTAATGGGAGAGAATCTTGTTCTTAATGCAGAGCGGAATGGGTTTTCTAGTGTGGTGTTTAACCGTACTTATAAAAAAACTGAAGAATTTCTCTTAGGTAGAGGTTTAAATAAATCAATTCAAGGAGCTGAGGATCTTCAAGAATTTGTATCAAAGCTGGAACGTCCAAGAAGAGTATTAATGATGGTTAAAGCTGGAGCCGCTACTGATGCTGTCATTAATCAAATTTCACCTTACCTTGAAGAAGGCGATTTGCTTATTGATGGGGGCAATGCCCAATTTATGGATACAGAAAGAAGAGTAAAAGAACTTGAGAGTAAGAGTTTTGGATACATCGGTATGGGTGTATCTGGTGGGGCGAAGGGAGCTTTGGAAGGACCTAGCATGATGCCGGGTGGCACAAAGACCTCTTACGATGCTATTGAGAGCTTGTTGAACAAAATGGCAGCTCAGGTAGAAGACGGACCTTGTGTGACATACATCGGTCCGGGGGGATCAGGTCATTTTGTTAAGACCGTTCACAATGGAATTGAATATGGAATCGAGCAGATATTGGCAGAGGCCTATGACTTGATGAAGAGAGTTTGTGGAATGACTGGTGATGATATGGCATCTGTTATGGGCTATTGGAATAAAACCGAAGAACTTTCCTCCTATCTTGTTGAAATTACAGAGGCATGTTTACGAGTTAAGGATCCTGATGATAGTTCCGATCTTGTCGAAAAGATAATGGATAAGGCGGGTCAAAAAGGTACTGGCTTATGGACAGTTGTCAGCGCGCTTGAACTTGGAGCTTCTGTCCCAACTATCTATGCATCTTTGAATGGAAGGGTTATGAGTTCGATGAAGGATCAAAGAAATTATGCGGAAACACTTTTGAACGGCAATAAACCTTCGTTTGTTGATTTTGGTAAACCCTCTGATGGCATGCCTTTGCTAATGGATGCAGTCGTATTGGCTACAATTGCTAGTTATGCCCAAGGCATGGATATTCTAAGGCTTGCTTCTGAAGAATATAATTACAATCTTGATATGCCCTCCATAGCTCAAATATGGAAAGGTGGTTGCATAATAAGGTCTACTCTTTTGAGTCGTATACAAGATGCTTTTAAGAAAGATCCGAGGTTGACGAATCTTATTCTAGATAGTTGGTTTACCGATCAGGTTAACAATCGTCTTTCGGGCCTTACTAAGGTTGTTTCTGCTGCTGCAAATGCTGGAATTCCAGTTCCATGTTTAAGTAGCACTCTTGATTATATAAATAGCTTAAGAACCTCCAGACTTCCCCAAAACTTAGTTCAGGCAATGAGAGATTGTTTTGGCTCTCATACATATGAGCGCGTAGACAAAGCCGGATCATTTCACACTGAATGGATTGACTGATATCAATGACTAAATATGAAATCCAAGTTTCAGAAGACAAAAACTCTCTCGCTCTTGCTGCTTCAGATTTGATAACTCAGATTATTCAGTCAACTTTGAAAAATAAAACAAGAGCAAAAATTGCACTTTGTGGTGGTTCCACTCCTAAGGCTGCTTATTCTTTGTTAGGTAAAAACAAACTTGAATGGACTAACGTCGATTTGTTTCTTGGAGATGAAAGATGGGTTGACAATGAATCGCAAGATAGTAATTGCTTTTTATTGAATAATTCTTTGTTTAAAGAAGGTAACCCTTCTCTAGAAGCATCATTTTTTAGTGTTTCAACTGTTGATTTACCATCGCCAGAGGATAGTGCTAATGATTATGAAACAATTTTGAGAAATAATTTAGATGGGGATCCACCAAAATTTGATTTGATTTTATTGGGCTTGGGGGATGATGGGCATACAGCCTCCCTCTTTCCTGGCTCGGATGCATTATTTGAAAGAGATAGCCTAATAACTGTTGGCGAAGGTAAAGGTCATAAAAGAATAACCTTTACCAGTAAATTGCTCAGTTCAGCAGATAATGTGGTTTTTCTAATTAGTGGATCTGCCAAACAAATTGCTCTTAAACGTCTACTTGATCAATCAGAATCATGGGAGCGAACTCCCGCAAAATTAGTTTCACCCAACTCTGAAATTATTGTCTTAGCTGATAAAGATGCTTATCCATCTTTCTAGTTAGGTTTATTATATGAGTTGAAAAGTATTTCTTAATTGATTCCTGATTTACCACCGACAGAAAGTTCAATAACTCCTCTGATACAGGGTTCAGAATTTTCAGATTGGAAATCTCTAAATGACACAATTATGGGCGGGTCAAGTTTTGCAACTTGTCGTTCTTCTGAGAAAGGCTTGTTTCTTGAGGGTAACTTGGTAGAAGAGGGAGGAGGATTTGTTAGTTGCCGCTCTCCAATTTTTGATAAGCCTTTTGATCTTTCCAAATATTCTGGATTAATTCTTGATGTTGAAGGAGAAGGGAGAACATTGAAATTTGCGATTGCTTGTGAAAAGAAACCTTTATCACTATCAAATCTTCTAAAAGGTGATATTCGTTGGGTTGCATCAATACCCACAAAGAAAAATGGAGTTAGTAAAATAAAAATATCTTTCAAAGATTTGGAACCAGCTCGTCGAGCAAAGCCTGTTCAGCTACCTCTTAGTTTTGATCCCACTTGTATTAATAGATTTCAAGTACTCCATTCAAAATTTGGTCAGCCAGGCAAAATGAACTCAGGATTTTATGCTGGTCCTATCAAAGTCTTAATTAAGTCAATTAGTGCATACTCCTGATTCGAAAGATGGCTTGATAGCTGAAGTTGCCAAAGCAGCAGACCTTTGTATGAAGCCATATGTTCATTCTGTTTTTTTAGAAAATCAATTAGATGATGATAATGAGCTTGATGACTTGATTTTTAAAATTCAATCTAGAAATATAGATGGCGAAAGAGAAGAATCTATGGATATTGAAATTGAAGTGTATAAGAGTGGGAATGAAGTAAATCTGACTATATCTTGGAAATCACTAATTGATAGGCCGATATTATGGCAAGGGAAGCATGCTGTTTGGATGGATAGCTCTTCTGGTGTTCAATGCGAAACGCCCTCATATGGAAAACCTTTTGAGTCCCTTGCGAGAAGACTCAGTACAGTTTTTAAGGTTTCGTTAAACTGAACTATATTTGATCGGTTGTAGCTCCTTGGCTTGATGAACTTACTAGTCTGGAATACTTTCCAAGAATGCCTGTCTTATATCTAGGCTTTGGCTTCTTCCAATTCTCTCTCCTTCTAGCTAGTTCTCGGTCTTCAACATTTAACTGAATTAACAATTTATTAGCGTCAACAGTAATACTGTCTCCTTCCTCTACTAACCCAATTGTTCCTCCAACTGCTGCTTCTGGTGCAACGTGGCCGACCACTAATCCATATGATCCCCCACTAAATCGACCGTCTGTAATTAGTGCAACTTTCTCTCCCAACCCTTGACCTACAATTGCTGAAGTTGGAGAGAGCATTTCTCTCATCCCTGGTCCTCCTACAGGCCCTTCATATCTAACGACTACTACATCTCCAGCTTTGACTTTATTGTCTAGAATTGCAGCTAAGCATTCTTCTTCACTCTCGAAAACCCTTGCAGGTCCTGTTAAAACAGGTGTTTTGACCCCACTGATTTTTGCGACACTTCCTTCACTAGCTAAATTTCCTTTGAGAATAGCTAGATGTCCTTTCTTATAAATAGGATTTGATATTGCTCTTATAACATCTTGATTTTCTTTGGGCTTTGAGGGGATATCTGTAAGAACTTCTTTAATTGTTTTACCTTCAATAGTTTTGCATTCTCCATGAAGCATTCCTGCATCGAGGAGTAATTTCATTACTTGAGGAATCCCCCCGGCTTGATGCAGGTCTACCGTTACGTATTTACCGCTTGGCTTGAGGTCGCAAATTACAGGAACAGTTTGTCTAATACGTTCAAAGTCATCGATTGTTAAATCAACTCCTGCGGTCCTCGCTATTGCAAGTAGGTGAAGGACAGAATTTGTTGAGCCACCAACAGCCATGATGACACTGATCGCATTCTCAAAAGCCTTTTTTGTGAGTAAATCTAATGGTCTTATGTTGTTTTTAACTGCTTTGACAAGCACCTGAGCACTCTTGGCAGCGCTCTCTGCTTTTTCATTATCTACAGCTGCCATTGTTGAACTAAATGGCAAACTAAAACCCATCGTTTCAATTGCCGCAGACATGGTGTTTGCAGTGAACATGCCACCACAACTACCCGGACCAGGGATAGCATTTTTTTCTACTGCTATTAAACGTTCTTCGTCGATTTTTCCACTTGTTAATTGACCGACAGCTTCAAAAGAACTAACTACTGTTAGGTCGCAACCGTCTAATTTCCCAGGCTTAATTGTTCCTCCGTAAACAAAGATCGAAGGTATATTCATTCTTGCCATGGATAACATTGCGCCGGGCATGTTTTTGTCGCATCCACCTATTGCTAATACACCATCCATGCTTTGAGCATTGCATGCTGTCTCAATTGCGTCAGCAATAACCTCTCTTGAAACTAATGAATATTTCATCCCTTCTGTTCCCATAGAGATGCCGTCACTAACAGTTATGGTCCCGAATGTTTGAGGCATTGCACCAGCATCTTTTAAAGCGGCTTCTGCTCTATTAGCCAGATCCATTAATCCCATATTGCATGGGGTTATTGTGCTGTGACCATTAGCGATTCCAATGATTGGCTTATTAAAGTCATTATCATCAAAGCCAACAGCTCTAAGCATTGCTCTGTTCGGTGACCGTTGAATACCCTGTGTTATCGCATTTGATCTAAGCATTTGATTTTTATTTAATTGTTTAAAATTTAGAATTAATTAGAAGATCCCAGGTCTTCTAATTGTTTCCGTACGTCTGCTATTGCCGAATTAAGCTGTTCAACACGTTGCTCAAGGTGCTCGTTGCTTTGATTCCCTAGAGTATTTGATTCTAATTCGGTTGCCTCAGAGCCATCTTGAATTCTTGGTGCATAAAGCATTGCCTTTTGCTTTCTGGTTTCTTGCCTTTTCTCGGCTTCAGAAAGTAACCACCAAGCTAGACCTGCAGCTCCAAGTATGGCACCACTAATTAATGATGCCAAACTTCCTGAATTTGAATCTCGGTATTGGCTCATAGCTTTGAATAACTTCTTTAAATGCTAGTCCGATGAGGTGACTCTGGTTTTTATACGTAATGATGGATCACCTATTCCGGGTGATAGTTCACTTTCTGATATTAATTCAGGATCTATACAAGCACAATAAATATTCAAATCTTGAATATTTTCACCGACTTCTTTAAGTCCTTGATTAGCTGCTAATGCTGTAATCACTCTTATCCTTCTTGCATCAATTTTTTTATCTTTAAGATAATTTAAATCTTTTAAAAGTTGTTTACCGGTTGTTATTTGATCTAGGTAAAAAATAATTCCTGCATTTTCCTCAATTTCTTTAGGGAGCCCGCCAATACATAAATTTGAATTAGGAATTAAATTTCTAGCACCTCTAAAGAGCTCAAGCCCTGCAGGCAAATAAGGAATTGCCAAAATAGGAATATTTGGATCAATAATTGAACATTCAGTTGTTCCTGCTGAAGTAGTTATCTGTTCTTTTTTACTTGGGATCCAATCTCTCAGAGCTTCATAAGTGAGCCAGGTACCAAGTTGTTCTAAGCCAGTTGCATAGAGGATTTCTGGGGTAGTAGGGTTCCTTAAGATAGTTAACCAATGTGATATGAGTGGGTGCGGAGGAACTATTACTCTTAAGCTCATTGACATGATTCATTCTTGGCCCTTTTTGCCATAACGTGAATAAGTAAGTTACCTGTTAAAAGTCCTTTTAAGCTCCAATGAACAAAAAAACTTCTTTCCCTGATTTTAAAGCAATTGTTTTTGCTTCACTACTTATTTTTGTTTTGATCTTTCCTGATCAAAGTGTTTTCGCTAGAACGCCTGCTGAGATTCGCAATCAAGAAGAACTGAATATTTCCCAGGATATGTCTAGCCAGGATTTAAGTGGAAATGATTTCGTAAAACTAGATCTGAAGGGCATAAATTTCAGTGAATCAAACCTGACAGGAGCAGTGTTTAATAATAGTAAATTGAATAGAGCAGATTTGCATGGTGCGCAGCTAAATGACGCTTTGGCATATGCAACTGATTTCGAAGGAGCTGATTTAAGGGATGTTGACTTCAATGGTGCATTATTAATGGAAAGTACCTTCACAGATGCTCTTATTGAAGGGGCTGACTTTACAGATGCGGTAATAAGTCGAATACAACAAAAACAACTATGTTCTATGGCTTCTGGAACAAATTCAAAGACCGGCGAGGATACAAGTTATAGTCTTGGTTGCTGACTTATTGAGCAAAAATAAAGATGAGTGATAGTCGTCTACCTGTTACCGTGATTACAGGGTTTTTGGGCTCTGGCAAAACAACACTCTTGAGACATCTTTTAAGTGAAGCTCATCAACGTCTAGCTGTAGTTGTTAATGAATTTGGAACAGTAGGCTTAGATGGAGACCTTCTTAAAACCTGTGGCTTTTGCCCTGATGATGAAGTAGATAAAAGAATAGTTGAATTGAATAATGGCTGTTTATGTTGCACTGTTCAAGAGGACTTCTTGCCTGCAATGGAAGCTTTGCTCCTTAGATCAAATCAGGTTGATGGAATCATTATTGAAACCAGTGGTCTTGCATTGCCAAAGCCTTTACTGCAAGCTCTTAATTGGCCTGCAATAAGAAGTAAGGTTTTCATTAATGGTGTCGTAACTTTGGTTGATGGATATGCTCTCTCAAACGGAAGTCCAGTGGGTGATTTAAAAAGTATTAATGAACAAATAACAAATGATAATAGTATTGATCATTTAACTCCAATAAATGAGCTTTTTAGAGATCAATTGATTTCTGCTGATCTCGTTTTGATTAGTAGGTCTGATTTGCTTTCTGCAAAAAGCTTTTCATTGGTTAGGGATGAGGTGAAAAAACAAGGGAATTCCATTACTAATATTCTGCCAATATCTAATGGAAAAATTGAACCTTCTGTAATTCTCGGACTTTGCAAAGAACAAAACAATATTTCTCGATCAGATCAAAATGACCATGACCATGACCATGACCATGACCATGACCATGTTGATGTAATAAGTGAGCATTTAAGATTTGAATTCCCAATTGATAAAGATCTATTGAAAGAAATACTTGTAAAACTAGTTCCGGAATATCAAATTCTTCGTATAAAAGGTAGATGTTGGATAGAAGGTAAGGCTTTGCCTCTTCAGATCCAAATGGTTGGATCTAGATTTAATTCATGGTTTGAGAGCTCGAATTATGATTCTTGGAAACCTTCTAAGGCTGGGATTGATTTAGTCTCTTTGAGTCTGAAAGGCGGAGTTGAAAAAGCTTTTGAATCTTACTTTTAATTAATCCGTTCAAATTATTATATTTATATTAAAAATAGGTTGTATTTTTGTTTTTATCCGCGATTCTTTGTGAGTTAGGAGATAATTCTCTTAAATCAATTTTTATTAGTTTTTAACCGGACTTTTTGTCGTGAGTCAAGCAGTTTCCACTACCGAAAAAAAGAAAGTTCAGAGTGTTTCCAATGCTTTGAATCTTAAGACCTGCATTAAATGTGGTGGTAATGGTTATATGAAATCTAGTCCAAATTGTTATCACACTTGTCTGACATGCCTTGGTAAAGGATTAATAAGTGAACAATTAGAAAGTATCAATTAGAAATTTTCCAAATATTATCTACAATAATTTTGTAACCTTCTAGATTGGGTTAACCAAGGGAAGGTAGTAGGAAATTTCTTTGATTTTTAAAAGTGTCTTTATTTAAAGCAAGAGTTTTTGTTCATTTAAGACCTTCTGTTTTGGATCCGGCGGGAGAGGCTACTAGGTCAGCTACTAAGAGATTAGGAATAGATGGAATTACTCAACTAAGAATTGGTAAATCTATTGAACTTGAGATCGAAGCTGCAAATAAGGAGGAAGCTCGATCGAAGATTGAGTTAATGAGTGATCGATTGCTCGCAAACCCCGTAATTGAAGATTGGACTTTGGAATTTAAGGACGAACAGAAAACTCTTATAAACTAAAAAAATGAATATCGGAATAATTGTTTTTCCTGGATCGAACTGTGACAGGGATGTCAGGTGGGCTACTGAAGGATGCCTGGGAATTCCTACAAGTTTTCTATGGCATGAAACTACTGATCTAAATGGTTATGACGCAATTGTCATTCCAGGGGGGTTTAGTTATGGAGATTATTTACGTTGTGGAGCAATAGCAAGATTTGCACCTGTTTTAAATTCTTTAATCTCTTTTGTTGATAAAGGTGGAAAAGTTCTTGGTATTTGTAATGGGTTTCAAA
This is a stretch of genomic DNA from Prochlorococcus marinus str. MIT 0912. It encodes these proteins:
- the cobW gene encoding cobalamin biosynthesis protein CobW, which encodes MSDSRLPVTVITGFLGSGKTTLLRHLLSEAHQRLAVVVNEFGTVGLDGDLLKTCGFCPDDEVDKRIVELNNGCLCCTVQEDFLPAMEALLLRSNQVDGIIIETSGLALPKPLLQALNWPAIRSKVFINGVVTLVDGYALSNGSPVGDLKSINEQITNDNSIDHLTPINELFRDQLISADLVLISRSDLLSAKSFSLVRDEVKKQGNSITNILPISNGKIEPSVILGLCKEQNNISRSDQNDHDHDHDHDHDHVDVISEHLRFEFPIDKDLLKEILVKLVPEYQILRIKGRCWIEGKALPLQIQMVGSRFNSWFESSNYDSWKPSKAGIDLVSLSLKGGVEKAFESYF
- a CDS encoding CIA30 family protein codes for the protein MIPDLPPTESSITPLIQGSEFSDWKSLNDTIMGGSSFATCRSSEKGLFLEGNLVEEGGGFVSCRSPIFDKPFDLSKYSGLILDVEGEGRTLKFAIACEKKPLSLSNLLKGDIRWVASIPTKKNGVSKIKISFKDLEPARRAKPVQLPLSFDPTCINRFQVLHSKFGQPGKMNSGFYAGPIKVLIKSISAYS
- a CDS encoding uracil phosphoribosyltransferase; this translates as MSMSLRVIVPPHPLISHWLTILRNPTTPEILYATGLEQLGTWLTYEALRDWIPSKKEQITTSAGTTECSIIDPNIPILAIPYLPAGLELFRGARNLIPNSNLCIGGLPKEIEENAGIIFYLDQITTGKQLLKDLNYLKDKKIDARRIRVITALAANQGLKEVGENIQDLNIYCACIDPELISESELSPGIGDPSLRIKTRVTSSD
- the gndA gene encoding NADP-dependent phosphogluconate dehydrogenase, producing MTKAHFGLIGLGVMGENLVLNAERNGFSSVVFNRTYKKTEEFLLGRGLNKSIQGAEDLQEFVSKLERPRRVLMMVKAGAATDAVINQISPYLEEGDLLIDGGNAQFMDTERRVKELESKSFGYIGMGVSGGAKGALEGPSMMPGGTKTSYDAIESLLNKMAAQVEDGPCVTYIGPGGSGHFVKTVHNGIEYGIEQILAEAYDLMKRVCGMTGDDMASVMGYWNKTEELSSYLVEITEACLRVKDPDDSSDLVEKIMDKAGQKGTGLWTVVSALELGASVPTIYASLNGRVMSSMKDQRNYAETLLNGNKPSFVDFGKPSDGMPLLMDAVVLATIASYAQGMDILRLASEEYNYNLDMPSIAQIWKGGCIIRSTLLSRIQDAFKKDPRLTNLILDSWFTDQVNNRLSGLTKVVSAAANAGIPVPCLSSTLDYINSLRTSRLPQNLVQAMRDCFGSHTYERVDKAGSFHTEWID
- the ilvD gene encoding dihydroxy-acid dehydratase, encoding MLRSNAITQGIQRSPNRAMLRAVGFDDNDFNKPIIGIANGHSTITPCNMGLMDLANRAEAALKDAGAMPQTFGTITVSDGISMGTEGMKYSLVSREVIADAIETACNAQSMDGVLAIGGCDKNMPGAMLSMARMNIPSIFVYGGTIKPGKLDGCDLTVVSSFEAVGQLTSGKIDEERLIAVEKNAIPGPGSCGGMFTANTMSAAIETMGFSLPFSSTMAAVDNEKAESAAKSAQVLVKAVKNNIRPLDLLTKKAFENAISVIMAVGGSTNSVLHLLAIARTAGVDLTIDDFERIRQTVPVICDLKPSGKYVTVDLHQAGGIPQVMKLLLDAGMLHGECKTIEGKTIKEVLTDIPSKPKENQDVIRAISNPIYKKGHLAILKGNLASEGSVAKISGVKTPVLTGPARVFESEEECLAAILDNKVKAGDVVVVRYEGPVGGPGMREMLSPTSAIVGQGLGEKVALITDGRFSGGSYGLVVGHVAPEAAVGGTIGLVEEGDSITVDANKLLIQLNVEDRELARRRENWKKPKPRYKTGILGKYSRLVSSSSQGATTDQI
- a CDS encoding glucose-1-phosphate adenylyltransferase; the encoded protein is MKRVLAIILGGGKGSRLYPLTKMRAKPAVPLAGKYRLIDIPISNCINSDISKMYVLTQFNSASLNRHIGQTYNLSGPFGQGFVEVLAAQQTPETPSWFEGTADAVRKYQWLFQEWDVDEYLILSGDQLYRMDYSLFVEQHRKTGADLTVAALPVDSAQAEAFGLMRTDESGNIKEFREKPTGDSLKAMAVDTSRFGLEASEAKEKPYLASMGIYVFSRSTLFDLLNKFPSYTDFGKEIIPEALGRGDKLKSYVFNDYWEDIGTIGAFFESNLALTQQPTPPFSFYDEKFPIYTRPRYLPPSKIVDTQITDSIVSEGSILKSCSIHHCVLGVRSRIESDVVLNETLVMGSDFYESYEERIALRNGGGIPLGVGQGTTVKRAILDKNARIGDNVTIVNKDNVEEADRADQGFYIRNGIVVIVKNATIPDGTII
- the purS gene encoding phosphoribosylformylglycinamidine synthase subunit PurS; the protein is MSLFKARVFVHLRPSVLDPAGEATRSATKRLGIDGITQLRIGKSIELEIEAANKEEARSKIELMSDRLLANPVIEDWTLEFKDEQKTLIN
- a CDS encoding coat protein, with the translated sequence MHTPDSKDGLIAEVAKAADLCMKPYVHSVFLENQLDDDNELDDLIFKIQSRNIDGEREESMDIEIEVYKSGNEVNLTISWKSLIDRPILWQGKHAVWMDSSSGVQCETPSYGKPFESLARRLSTVFKVSLN
- a CDS encoding glutamyl-tRNA reductase, coding for MHIAVVGLSHRTAPVEVREKLSIPEDLVEKSFNNLKKIDQILEVSILSTCNRLEIYSLVKDPQLGIEAIKSFLLEFSGLEEEILSPHLFNFVQEKAVSHVMRVSAGLDSLVLGEGQILSQVKKMVRLGQDHQSLGPILNRLLTQAVSTGKRVRSETNLGTGAVSISSAAVELAQLKLGQAHGRDQLMTLETEKVAVVGAGRMSRLLLQHLQSKGCCSLTLLNRTKKRAEDLSAAFPDIQIDCQLIDQLDSCLSLSTLVFTSTAANEPIIDAEKLIKIDRKPLLRLIDIGVPRNISSDAKSVSGIESHDVDDLQEVVSRNQEARQKLALEAEGLIEEECRIFLEWWDSLAAVPTINCLRSGLEAIRKEELQKALSRMGPDFSARERKVVEALSKGIINKILHTPVTKLRAPQSRNDRRDSLDVIEKLFNLDVSSSLNKPKNN
- the pgl gene encoding 6-phosphogluconolactonase; the encoded protein is MTKYEIQVSEDKNSLALAASDLITQIIQSTLKNKTRAKIALCGGSTPKAAYSLLGKNKLEWTNVDLFLGDERWVDNESQDSNCFLLNNSLFKEGNPSLEASFFSVSTVDLPSPEDSANDYETILRNNLDGDPPKFDLILLGLGDDGHTASLFPGSDALFERDSLITVGEGKGHKRITFTSKLLSSADNVVFLISGSAKQIALKRLLDQSESWERTPAKLVSPNSEIIVLADKDAYPSF
- a CDS encoding pentapeptide repeat-containing protein, whose amino-acid sequence is MNKKTSFPDFKAIVFASLLIFVLIFPDQSVFARTPAEIRNQEELNISQDMSSQDLSGNDFVKLDLKGINFSESNLTGAVFNNSKLNRADLHGAQLNDALAYATDFEGADLRDVDFNGALLMESTFTDALIEGADFTDAVISRIQQKQLCSMASGTNSKTGEDTSYSLGC